In Nematostella vectensis chromosome 2, jaNemVect1.1, whole genome shotgun sequence, one genomic interval encodes:
- the LOC5509129 gene encoding PRELI domain-containing protein 1, mitochondrial gives MKFYSTNSLYKYAWDQVSAAYWRRYPNPWSKHVLSEDVVSRVVEEDKLKTKRLLTKTNRLPRWGERFVNSRVACIIEESVVDPVAKTLTTYTRNITFKTLMVVEEKCVYTVSPQNKEWTTCERQSWVTSGVYGFARAIEAFGIERYKNNVKKTSKGLEYILEKLHSPERPVRPLPLPLPQGNML, from the exons ATGAAATTTTACTCCACTAATAGCTTGTACAA GTACGCGTGGGATCAAGTCAGTGCTGCTTATTGGAGACGATATCCCAACCCTTGGAGTAAACACGTGCTAAGTGAAGATGTCGTATCGCG AGTCGTCGAGGAAGATAAATTAAAAACTAAGCGTCTCTTAACTAAGACGAATAGACTTCCAAGATGGGGGGAAAGG TTTGTCAACTCTAGAGTAGCATGTATAATAGAGGAGTCTGTTGTTGACCCAGTAGCCAAAACGCTCACTACTTACACAAGGAACATCACATTCAAAACACTTATGGTTGTTGAGGAAAAATGTGTATATACTGTCAGCCCACAAAATAAGgaatg GACAACCTGTGAACGTCAAAGCTGGGTCACATCTGGAGTGTATGGCTTTGCAAGGGCTATCGAAGCATTCGGAATTGAAAGATATAAAAACAATGTGAAAAAG ACAAGCAAGGGATTGGAATATATTCTAGAAAAGCTTCACTCCCCTGAGCGACCTGTCAGACCACTTCCACTCCCTTTACCCCAAGGGAACATGCTGTAG
- the LOC5509130 gene encoding medium-chain acyl-CoA ligase ACSF2, mitochondrial, which translates to MPEQTCYVHIPHTSPMDSNLIHQYLDVRAEQHPETEAIVIYDADMNRSAMTYRQLKDRSMHLAASLVTLGLSRGQHVILIGGNTLEYVVFLMALHRLGAHAIIMGPGDLTPERTDVMIGLGCAMVAFDANMKPSQQRQLWSSIEKLNTNCKVTLVSIREFDSEMMISPSGEVLRYATLLEEGETTGTEGLLKAQAVVQVDDPIVTTTSSGSTGVAKLVQFTTHCLVNIKGGPRAAAKRSQVRAVSYNDRPIAWVSGLVSLYNILYGEMTSVWAPVEKILTNEYKHLAFEIMEREKCTASSVRPFQVASPDEWIKYDLNIKMAIFSGRCYTPDEIVKTMEALPGANALHIYGASEAMKIATRFIIRSALQDKASLCKLTLSPGVELKIIDDKGCLVPRGEMGEICVRNECVFMGYLGQEETTKKVKSPDGWIRMGDLGVMDEEGRLQVLGRKVEVIKKASVKIVPGEIEASLMQHPLLARAVVIGVPDQVFYQEICACVEFHGKGEDASTKIMELDNWCIEHFPPRANGMTVKPKYFVAFKEFPTTVTGKIDLYNLRKRALEQLSLA; encoded by the exons ATGCCGGAGCAAACTTGTTACGTACACATCCCTCACACAAGCCCGATGGACTCAAACCTCATCCATCAGTACTTGGACGTCCGCGCTGAACAGCATCCCGAGACGGAGGCAATTGTTATATACGACGCTGATATGAACCGGTCGGCAATGACGTACCGGCAGCTCAAAGACAG GTCGATGCACCTCGCGGCCTCGCTTGTTACGCTTGGCTTATCACGTGGTCAACACGTGATTCTCATCGGCGGCAACACTCTAGAGTATGTCGTTTTCCTCATGGCTCTGCATCGCCTCGGCGCCCACGCGATCATTATGGGCCCAGGAGACCTAACGCCGGAGAGGACCGACGTCATGATCGGCCTTGGATGCGCGATGGTCGCATTCGACGCAAACATGAAACCATCGCAGCAGCGACAGCTCTGGAGCAGCATAGAGAAACTCAATACAAACTGCAAAGTGACCCTTGTCTCTATAAGGGAATTTGATTCGGAAATGATGATAAGTCCAAGTGGCGAGGTTCTTCGGTACGCTACACTTCTAGAGGAGGGAGAGACTACAGGAACAGAGGGACTTCTCAAGGCACAGGCCGTGGTGCAAGTCGATGACCCTATTGTGACAACCACGTCTTCAGGGAGTACAGGCGTGGCAAAGCTCGTCCAATTTACCACACACTGCTTGGTGAACATCAAAGGCGGGCCTCGCGCGGCCGCAAAGCGCAGCCAGGTGCGCGCAGTCTCGTACAATGACCGGCCAATTGCTTGGGTCAGTGGTCTTGTGTCCCTGTATAACATTCTTTACGGGGAAATGACGTCCGTCTGGGCACCCGTGGAGAAGATACTGACGAATGAGTACAAGCATCTTGCGTTTGAGATCATGGAGAGGGAAAAATGCACGGCTTCCTCGGTAAGGCCCTTCCAGGTGGCGAGTCCTGACGAATGGATTAAGTACGACCTAAATATCAAGATGGCGATCTTCTCTGGGCGATGCTACACCCCTGATGAGATCGTCAAAACAATGGAGGCTTTACCAGGCGCAAATGCGCTTCACATATATGGCGCATCGGAGGCAATGAAGATTGCTACACGCTTCATCATACGGAGTGCACTCCAGGACAAAGCATCTCTGTGCAAGCTTACACTCAGTCCAGGCGTTGAGTTGAAGATCATCGATGACAAGGGATGCTTGGTGCCCCGAGGAGAGATGGGGGAAATTTGCGTAAGAAATGAGTGCGTCTTCATGGGGTACCTAGGACAAGAAGAGACCACGAAAAAAGTGAAGTCACCCGACGGCTGGATTCGAATGGGTGACCTGGGTGTGATGGACGAAGAGGGGCGGCTCCAGGTACTGGGGCGAAAGGTAGAAGTCATCAAAAAGGCATCCGTCAAAATAGTCCCCGGAGAGATCGAGGCATCACTCATGCAACACCCATTGCTTGCGCGGGCTGTGGTGATTGGTGTTCCCGATCAGGTGTTTTACCAAGAGATTTGTGCATGCGTGGAATTCCATGGCAAAGGAGAAGACGCAAGCACAAAGATAATGGAGCTCGACAATTGGTGCATTGAGCATTTCCCACCAAGAGCCAATGGCATGACTGTAAAACCCAAATACTTCGTCGCATTTAAAGAGTTCCCGACGACAGTTACCGGAAAAATTGATCTTTACAACCTCCGAAAAAGAGCATTAGAACAATTAAGTTTGGCCTAA
- the LOC125560980 gene encoding uncharacterized protein LOC125560980 isoform X1 codes for MVSFALHFNERVEPEEIDHKKIQRALKAKDDGDVSDSAYHELKMVAGSSLPSLYGIQKERKAQNAIIPITEFEGNAKGCSRSIKDILSYSSDVIGNAGGNVITLRFSGDGRKTTKKLGSVMTTFCFPAENSVKRSPEREYCISIYDGKESYDILKATLRGVFDEMKALGRTGILVNGLEYTIDWVMCADWKFMACILGINSPCALYFCIWCECSKRMIRDFSIPQWPITRTLNQCRARVGCPNAKGVQCLPLVDIEFTKVIPDTLHLKLRIMGKLLNQVACWAIEQNVKKAMEEAIEALGVRFCFYDVQDDSGKTTTKWSSLDCDDLETIIRGLDIHAFLGDMENKSITSLDCLTKAQLVEECRKFHLRSTGTKDFLRATLKDHLDRNNIVFEPSSTPTCEKTVLSISELTQMWKSLMVLTDALGANPGDEAYLRADAFQEKARQWGTKFRKATFDEDVIPYIHVLVYHVPQFLEIHGTIHQFNCQTVEKKNHMQNKTFHRGSQKGGKNSNYTVQSRVILGCTKLELIEQCMSNQPQFLILGAKNGKLFSCYLTTVGVPSIHG; via the exons ATGGTCAGTTTTGCCCTACATTTCAATGAGAGGGTTGAGCCTGAGGAGATTGACCATAAAAAGATCCAAAGAGCTCTCAAG gccaaagatgatggtgatgtttctGACTCAGCATACCATGAGCTAAAGATGGTAGCTGGGTCCAGCTTGCCATCACTGTATGGGATacagaaagagagaaaagCTCAAAATGCAATCATTCCTATTACAGAATTTGAAGGG AATGCAAAAGGATGTTCAAGATCCATCAAGGACATTCTAAGTTATAGTTCAGATGTCATTGGAAATGCAGGGGGCAATGTTATAACCCTTCGGTTTTCTGGTGATGGTAGAAAAACCACCAAAAAACTCGGGAGTGTTATGACAACCTTCTGCTTTCCAGCAGAAAACTCTGTTAAAAGAAGCCCAGAAAGGGAATACTGTATATCTATATATGATG gCAAGGAGTCATATGACATCCTAAAGGCGACCTTGAGAGGGGTTTTTGATGAGATGAAGGCCCTAGGGAGAACTGGCATTCTTGTTAATGGCCTTGAATACACTATTGATTG GGTGATGTGTGCTGACTGGAAGTTCATGGCGTGTATTCTCGGAATTAATAGTCCCTGTGCCTTGTACTTCTGCATTTGGTGCGAATGCAGCAAAAGGATGATCAGAGACTTTTCTA TCCCACAATGGCCCATAACCAGAACCTTAAACCAGTGCCGTGCACGTGTTGGGTGTCCAAATGCCAAGGGAGTTCAATGTTTACCTCTCGTGGACATTGAATTTACCAAGGTCATACCCGACACCCTGCACCTCAAATTGAGGATCATGGGAAAACTTCTCAACCAG GTTGCTTGCTGGGCTATAGAGCAGAATGTTAAAAAAGCCATGGAAGAAGCAATAGAAGCTTtgg GTGTGAGGTTTTGTTTCTATGATGTCCAGGATGACAGTGGCAAAACCACAACCAAGTGGAGCTCTTTGGATT GTGATGATTTGGAAACTATCATTAGGGGGCTTGATATCCATGCCTTCCTAGGAGACATGGAGAACAAGTCCATCACCAGCCTTGACTGTCTGACCAAAGCCCAGCTAGTGGAGGAATGTAGGAAGTTCCATCTGAGGTCGACAGGCACCAAGGACTTCCTACGTGCCACACTCAAGGATCATCTTGACCGCAACAACATAGTGTTTGAg CCATCGTCCACTCCCACTTGTGAGAAAACAGTTCTTAGCATATCAGAGCTGACACAAATGTGGAAAAGTTTGATGGTCCTCACTGATGCTCTTGGGGCAAATCCTGGAGATGAAGCATATCTTCGAGCAGATGCTTTTCAAGAAAAGGCCCGCCAATGGGGAACCAAATTTAGAAAGGCCACATTTGATGAG GATGTAATTCCATATATACATG TTCTTGTTTATCATGTCCCCCAATTTTTGGAGATTCATGGCACGATCCACCAGTTCAATTGCCAGACAGTGGAAAAGAAAAACCACATGCAGAACAAGACATTCCACAGGGGTAGCCAGAAAGGGGGGAAAAATAGCAACTACACTGTACAG TCCCGTGTCATTCTCGGGTGTACGAAATTGGAGCTCATCGAACAGTGCATGTCGAATCAGCCACAATTCCTTATCCTCGGAGCAAAGAATGGGAAGCTTTTCTCTTGCTACCTCACTACTGTCGGGGTTCCCAGCATTCACGGCTAA
- the LOC125560980 gene encoding uncharacterized protein LOC125560980 isoform X3, giving the protein MVSFALHFNERVEPEEIDHKKIQRALKNAKGCSRSIKDILSYSSDVIGNAGGNVITLRFSGDGRKTTKKLGSVMTTFCFPAENSVKRSPEREYCISIYDGKESYDILKATLRGVFDEMKALGRTGILVNGLEYTIDWVMCADWKFMACILGINSPCALYFCIWCECSKRMIRDFSIPQWPITRTLNQCRARVGCPNAKGVQCLPLVDIEFTKVIPDTLHLKLRIMGKLLNQVACWAIEQNVKKAMEEAIEALGVRFCFYDVQDDSGKTTTKWSSLDCDDLETIIRGLDIHAFLGDMENKSITSLDCLTKAQLVEECRKFHLRSTGTKDFLRATLKDHLDRNNIVFEPSSTPTCEKTVLSISELTQMWKSLMVLTDALGANPGDEAYLRADAFQEKARQWGTKFRKATFDEDVIPYIHVLVYHVPQFLEIHGTIHQFNCQTVEKKNHMQNKTFHRGSQKGGKNSNYTVQSRVILGCTKLELIEQCMSNQPQFLILGAKNGKLFSCYLTTVGVPSIHG; this is encoded by the exons ATGGTCAGTTTTGCCCTACATTTCAATGAGAGGGTTGAGCCTGAGGAGATTGACCATAAAAAGATCCAAAGAGCTCTCAAG AATGCAAAAGGATGTTCAAGATCCATCAAGGACATTCTAAGTTATAGTTCAGATGTCATTGGAAATGCAGGGGGCAATGTTATAACCCTTCGGTTTTCTGGTGATGGTAGAAAAACCACCAAAAAACTCGGGAGTGTTATGACAACCTTCTGCTTTCCAGCAGAAAACTCTGTTAAAAGAAGCCCAGAAAGGGAATACTGTATATCTATATATGATG gCAAGGAGTCATATGACATCCTAAAGGCGACCTTGAGAGGGGTTTTTGATGAGATGAAGGCCCTAGGGAGAACTGGCATTCTTGTTAATGGCCTTGAATACACTATTGATTG GGTGATGTGTGCTGACTGGAAGTTCATGGCGTGTATTCTCGGAATTAATAGTCCCTGTGCCTTGTACTTCTGCATTTGGTGCGAATGCAGCAAAAGGATGATCAGAGACTTTTCTA TCCCACAATGGCCCATAACCAGAACCTTAAACCAGTGCCGTGCACGTGTTGGGTGTCCAAATGCCAAGGGAGTTCAATGTTTACCTCTCGTGGACATTGAATTTACCAAGGTCATACCCGACACCCTGCACCTCAAATTGAGGATCATGGGAAAACTTCTCAACCAG GTTGCTTGCTGGGCTATAGAGCAGAATGTTAAAAAAGCCATGGAAGAAGCAATAGAAGCTTtgg GTGTGAGGTTTTGTTTCTATGATGTCCAGGATGACAGTGGCAAAACCACAACCAAGTGGAGCTCTTTGGATT GTGATGATTTGGAAACTATCATTAGGGGGCTTGATATCCATGCCTTCCTAGGAGACATGGAGAACAAGTCCATCACCAGCCTTGACTGTCTGACCAAAGCCCAGCTAGTGGAGGAATGTAGGAAGTTCCATCTGAGGTCGACAGGCACCAAGGACTTCCTACGTGCCACACTCAAGGATCATCTTGACCGCAACAACATAGTGTTTGAg CCATCGTCCACTCCCACTTGTGAGAAAACAGTTCTTAGCATATCAGAGCTGACACAAATGTGGAAAAGTTTGATGGTCCTCACTGATGCTCTTGGGGCAAATCCTGGAGATGAAGCATATCTTCGAGCAGATGCTTTTCAAGAAAAGGCCCGCCAATGGGGAACCAAATTTAGAAAGGCCACATTTGATGAG GATGTAATTCCATATATACATG TTCTTGTTTATCATGTCCCCCAATTTTTGGAGATTCATGGCACGATCCACCAGTTCAATTGCCAGACAGTGGAAAAGAAAAACCACATGCAGAACAAGACATTCCACAGGGGTAGCCAGAAAGGGGGGAAAAATAGCAACTACACTGTACAG TCCCGTGTCATTCTCGGGTGTACGAAATTGGAGCTCATCGAACAGTGCATGTCGAATCAGCCACAATTCCTTATCCTCGGAGCAAAGAATGGGAAGCTTTTCTCTTGCTACCTCACTACTGTCGGGGTTCCCAGCATTCACGGCTAA
- the LOC125560980 gene encoding uncharacterized protein LOC125560980 isoform X2, which translates to MVSFALHFNERVEPEEIDHKKIQRALKAKDDGDVSDSAYHELKMVAGSSLPSLYGIQKERKAQNAIIPITEFEGNAKGCSRSIKDILSYSSDVIGNAGGNVITLRFSGDGRKTTKKLGSVMTTFCFPAENSVKRSPEREYCISIYDGKESYDILKATLRGVFDEMKALGRTGILVNGLEYTIDWVMCADWKFMACILGINSPCALYFCIWCECSKRMIRDFSIPQWPITRTLNQCRARVGCPNAKGVQCLPLVDIEFTKVIPDTLHLKLRIMGKLLNQVACWAIEQNVKKAMEEAIEALGVRFCFYDVQDDSGKTTTKWSSLDCDDLETIIRGLDIHAFLGDMENKSITSLDCLTKAQLVEECRKFHLRSTGTKDFLRATLKDHLDRNNIVFEPSSTPTCEKTVLSISELTQMWKSLMVLTDALGANPGDEAYLRADAFQEKARQWGTKFRKATFDEDVIPYIHVLVYHVPQFLEIHGTIHQFNCQTVEKKNHMQNKTFHRGSQKGGKNSNYTVQIMERENRKLFSRENNLERVKRKYQKQ; encoded by the exons ATGGTCAGTTTTGCCCTACATTTCAATGAGAGGGTTGAGCCTGAGGAGATTGACCATAAAAAGATCCAAAGAGCTCTCAAG gccaaagatgatggtgatgtttctGACTCAGCATACCATGAGCTAAAGATGGTAGCTGGGTCCAGCTTGCCATCACTGTATGGGATacagaaagagagaaaagCTCAAAATGCAATCATTCCTATTACAGAATTTGAAGGG AATGCAAAAGGATGTTCAAGATCCATCAAGGACATTCTAAGTTATAGTTCAGATGTCATTGGAAATGCAGGGGGCAATGTTATAACCCTTCGGTTTTCTGGTGATGGTAGAAAAACCACCAAAAAACTCGGGAGTGTTATGACAACCTTCTGCTTTCCAGCAGAAAACTCTGTTAAAAGAAGCCCAGAAAGGGAATACTGTATATCTATATATGATG gCAAGGAGTCATATGACATCCTAAAGGCGACCTTGAGAGGGGTTTTTGATGAGATGAAGGCCCTAGGGAGAACTGGCATTCTTGTTAATGGCCTTGAATACACTATTGATTG GGTGATGTGTGCTGACTGGAAGTTCATGGCGTGTATTCTCGGAATTAATAGTCCCTGTGCCTTGTACTTCTGCATTTGGTGCGAATGCAGCAAAAGGATGATCAGAGACTTTTCTA TCCCACAATGGCCCATAACCAGAACCTTAAACCAGTGCCGTGCACGTGTTGGGTGTCCAAATGCCAAGGGAGTTCAATGTTTACCTCTCGTGGACATTGAATTTACCAAGGTCATACCCGACACCCTGCACCTCAAATTGAGGATCATGGGAAAACTTCTCAACCAG GTTGCTTGCTGGGCTATAGAGCAGAATGTTAAAAAAGCCATGGAAGAAGCAATAGAAGCTTtgg GTGTGAGGTTTTGTTTCTATGATGTCCAGGATGACAGTGGCAAAACCACAACCAAGTGGAGCTCTTTGGATT GTGATGATTTGGAAACTATCATTAGGGGGCTTGATATCCATGCCTTCCTAGGAGACATGGAGAACAAGTCCATCACCAGCCTTGACTGTCTGACCAAAGCCCAGCTAGTGGAGGAATGTAGGAAGTTCCATCTGAGGTCGACAGGCACCAAGGACTTCCTACGTGCCACACTCAAGGATCATCTTGACCGCAACAACATAGTGTTTGAg CCATCGTCCACTCCCACTTGTGAGAAAACAGTTCTTAGCATATCAGAGCTGACACAAATGTGGAAAAGTTTGATGGTCCTCACTGATGCTCTTGGGGCAAATCCTGGAGATGAAGCATATCTTCGAGCAGATGCTTTTCAAGAAAAGGCCCGCCAATGGGGAACCAAATTTAGAAAGGCCACATTTGATGAG GATGTAATTCCATATATACATG TTCTTGTTTATCATGTCCCCCAATTTTTGGAGATTCATGGCACGATCCACCAGTTCAATTGCCAGACAGTGGAAAAGAAAAACCACATGCAGAACAAGACATTCCACAGGGGTAGCCAGAAAGGGGGGAAAAATAGCAACTACACTGTACAG ATCATGGAGAGggaaaacagaaaactgtTCAGTAGGGAAAATAATTTGGAAAGGGTCAagagaaaatatcaaaagcagtga